The following are encoded together in the Pectobacterium wasabiae CFBP 3304 genome:
- a CDS encoding VOC family protein, producing MKVAHVALWTADLAAQAAFWQTFFAAQVGEKYVSRNRPGFESHFVQLSEGASIELMTLPVLAEALANKEGCGWAHVAISVGSKADVEALANKAAERGILVAPPRMTGDGFYEAIVSDPDGNLIEITSD from the coding sequence ATGAAAGTGGCACACGTGGCATTATGGACGGCCGATCTGGCTGCGCAGGCGGCATTTTGGCAAACGTTCTTCGCCGCTCAGGTGGGGGAAAAATATGTGAGTCGGAATCGCCCTGGATTTGAATCGCATTTTGTTCAACTGAGTGAAGGGGCATCCATTGAATTGATGACGCTACCGGTGCTAGCGGAAGCCTTAGCCAATAAAGAAGGCTGCGGCTGGGCGCATGTGGCGATATCAGTTGGCAGCAAGGCGGATGTGGAAGCGTTAGCTAACAAAGCGGCGGAACGCGGTATTCTGGTTGCTCCACCTCGCATGACGGGGGACGGTTTTTATGAAGCGATCGTCAGCGACCCTGATGGTAATCTCATTGAGATAACATCAGACTGA
- a CDS encoding AAA family ATPase has product MTIMDWNAIRGLVPASGAQPDFTHCLEAFPVLQRAKETPQEPRYHGEGDVWTHTMMVVESLLQLPDYQTATREQQEILFFSALLHDVAKYRTTVIDSVTGQIGQPGHSRKGAIDARVLLWDADVPFAIRETVCRLISVHQVPFYCLEDERRRVSPIFTIRELSWQLSIPLLATLAEADMRGRICQDQARVIDSIELFRELAREEGCYGQPRAFVDAHTRLSYFRGADVHPDYPLFQEPGSKVTVMCGLPASGKDTWVRTHRCNLPVVSFDDARTELGLKHGENEGKAVHWATDKARSLLRTHEPFVWNATHLSQQMRTRTLDLCYAYGAEVEVVYLERPRQELLRRNSKRDTTLSNKTLQGMLTKWELPSPTEAHVVSYES; this is encoded by the coding sequence ATGACTATCATGGATTGGAATGCTATTAGGGGATTGGTCCCCGCTTCTGGCGCACAGCCAGATTTTACTCACTGCCTAGAAGCCTTCCCGGTGCTTCAACGTGCCAAAGAGACGCCGCAGGAGCCACGCTATCACGGTGAAGGCGACGTCTGGACGCACACGATGATGGTTGTCGAGTCACTATTGCAGCTTCCCGATTACCAGACAGCCACGCGAGAGCAGCAGGAAATCTTATTTTTTTCCGCACTGCTGCATGACGTCGCGAAATATCGAACGACGGTGATTGACTCGGTGACGGGCCAGATTGGTCAACCGGGGCATTCGCGTAAAGGTGCTATCGACGCTCGGGTGCTGTTGTGGGATGCAGACGTACCCTTTGCGATTCGGGAGACGGTTTGTCGGTTAATTTCGGTACATCAGGTGCCGTTTTACTGCCTTGAAGATGAACGCCGCCGAGTATCACCGATCTTTACGATCCGCGAACTGTCTTGGCAGTTGAGCATTCCACTGCTGGCCACGCTGGCGGAAGCCGATATGCGCGGGCGTATCTGTCAAGATCAAGCGCGCGTGATAGATAGCATCGAGCTGTTCCGCGAGTTGGCGCGGGAAGAAGGCTGTTACGGTCAGCCGAGAGCGTTTGTCGATGCCCACACACGCCTGAGTTATTTTCGCGGTGCCGATGTCCATCCCGACTATCCACTGTTCCAGGAACCTGGCTCGAAAGTCACTGTGATGTGCGGTTTGCCTGCTTCAGGAAAAGACACATGGGTACGAACACATCGGTGTAACTTACCTGTGGTCTCTTTCGACGATGCACGCACAGAGTTGGGGCTGAAACACGGTGAAAATGAAGGAAAGGCGGTGCACTGGGCGACCGATAAAGCACGTTCACTGTTGCGGACGCATGAGCCGTTTGTGTGGAATGCCACGCACCTGAGCCAGCAAATGCGCACCCGCACGTTAGATCTGTGCTACGCCTACGGCGCAGAAGTGGAGGTTGTGTATCTGGAGCGTCCGCGTCAGGAATTGCTGCGGCGCAACAGTAAACGGGATACCACGTTGAGTAATAAAACGCTGCAAGGGATGCTGACAAAATGGGAACTTCCCTCACCCACGGAAGCGCATGTTGTTAGCTATGAAAGCTAA